In a single window of the Rhizoctonia solani chromosome 16, complete sequence genome:
- a CDS encoding mannose-1-phosphate guanylyltransferase, with protein sequence MASKTPNAPLGIEEMFQQIMIGMQKSNQEVSELRNECAELRQANAALEKQIRESLTGGLAPPSRQGSFFHSPTVPGSPIARPTRSPFLAPTGAPSLYVPSTPSQETKSLECPAFGLLFLPEEPERVSGLFLANPTPNSSSTSHSPAVPSSRAHGTVSCRSQLPSVSWSSPAKSMLRPSKSNCPISIPAVLARRDPDAVLGSFAADHMISGADAFMAAVTEAVATARHDYLVTIGIAPSHPSTGFGYFKEKPDARTAAAYITSGNYRWNAGAQGKGSRRDLANLPKIAIDNAVAEPAALTGRVATVPATFGWDDVGDFASLSDLLPAEHSQTGFWVTETWVAGGIVVPASGRLIACLGVDDLVVVDTNDALLITTRARSQEVKKIVQKTKESGWKQLL encoded by the exons ATGGCTTCCAAGACACCTAATGCGCCTCTGGGGATAGAGGAAATGTTCCAACAGATTATGATTGGAATGCAAAAATCC AACCAAGAAGTCTCTGAATTGAGGAATGAATGCGCCGAGCTTCGACAAGCTAATGCAGCACTCGAGAAACAAATTCGTGAATCATTG ACCGGTGGTCTCGCACCGCCCTCTCGCCAGGGATCCTTCTTCCACTCTCCTACTGTTCCCGGCAGCCCGATCGCACGCCCGACCCGCTCCCCATTCCTAGCGCCGACTGGTGCACCATCGCTCTATGTGCCCAGCACGCCTTCGCAAGAAACCAAGTCGCTAGAGTGCCCGGCTTTTGGGCTGTTGTTCCTGCCGGAGGAGCCGGAACGCGTCTCTGGCCTCTTTCTCGCGAATCCTACCCCAAATTCTTCCTCGACGTCACACTCTCCGGCCGTTCCCTCATCCAGAGCACATGGGACCGTCTCTTGCCGCTCACAACTCCCGAGCGTCTCATGGTCGTCACCGGCCAAATCCATGCTCCGACCGTCCAAGTCCAACTGCCCGATCTCGATTC CTGCCGTTTTGGCTCGACGGGACCCGGACGCGGTCTTGGGTTCCTTTGCGGCGGACCATATGATTAGCGGTGCGGATGCGTTTATGGCGGCTGTGACCGAAGCCGTCGCCACCGCCCGACACGACTACCTCGTCACTATTGGTATTGCGCCCTCCCACCCGTCTACAGGATTCGGTTAC ttcaaggaaaagcccgACGCTCGTACCGCCGCTGCGTACATTACTAGCGGTAACTACCGCTGGAACGCCG GCGCTCAGGGAAAAGGCTCTCGCAGAGATTTGGCCAACTTGCCCAAGATTGCGATTGATAATGCCGTGGCGGAGCCTGCTGCGTTGACCGGCCGAGTTGCGACTGTGCCCGCTACTTTCG GTTGGGATGATGTTGGTGACTTTGCTTCTCTCTCCGACTTGCTCCCCGCAGAGCACAGTCAGACAGGATTCTGGGTGACGGAAACTTGG GTTGCAGGTGGTATCGTCGTTCCCGCATCGGGTCGTCTCATCGCCTGCTTGGGTGTGGACGATCTGGTCGTCGTTGATACCAATGATGCGCTACTCATCACGACTCGCGCACGTAGCCAAGAAGTCAAGAAGATCGTGCAAAAGACCAAGGAAAGTGGATGGAAACAATTGTTGTAA
- a CDS encoding NADH-ubiquinone oxidoreductase family protein: MSLARRVALSSVRTQTQPWRRLYSSTELDARKGDRQRLVVIGSGWAGFGVLRGVDKKKYQTVVISPRSYFAFTPLLASTAVGTLEFRTAIEPVRRKGVELYQGWAETVDFKDKSILVQSNLATELDKDQGGEKFTVKYDKLVIAPGAYSQTFGTPGVTQHAYFLKDVADARRIRQRVLSNFEKAALPTTSPAERDKLLHFAIVGGGATGVEFAAELHDLLHDDLPELYPTQGTRSLVEEHARITIYDVAPRILGMFDTALGEFAERHLKREGVSIRPNHVVERVESGMLHFKGGEAVPFGMLVWATGLATNPFVKSLKGIEKEPTHQARILTDAKLRVLKEGGEAIEDVFALGDCAAVKDGPVLPTTAQVASQKANYLVKHFNSGDPNTTTDFVFKNFGALAYLGGWRAIMQGESQNIKGWAAWVIWRGAYLTKSVSWRNKILIPTLWMINWLFGRDISRF, from the exons AACGACTGGTAGTCATCGGTTCCGGCTGGGCGGGGTTCGGCGTTCTGCGCGGAGTGGACAAGAAAAAGTATCAAACTGTCGTCATATCTCCTcggtcttattttgcttttaCGCCCCTTCTTGCATCAACGGCTGTCGGCACACTTGAATTTCGTACTGCCATCGAGCCTGTTAGACGAAAAGGAGTCGAAC TATATCAAGGTTGGGCCGAAACAGTCGACTTTAAAGACAAGTCGATCCTAGTCCAAAGCAACCTCGCCACCGAACTCGACAAAGACCAAGGAGGAGAAAAGTTTACCGTCAAATACGACAAG CTTGTCATCGCTCCAGGAGCCTACTCCCAAACATTCGGCACACCAGGCGTAACCCAACACGCATACTTCCTCAAAGACGTCGCCGACGCACGCCGAATCCGCCAACGCGTCCTCTCCAACTTTGAAAAAGCGGCCTTGCCCACGACCAGCCCGGCCGAACGAGACAAACTCCTCCACTTCGCCATCGTCGGGGGCGGCGCAACGGGCGTCGAGTTTGCTGCCGAGCTGCACGATCTCCTGCACGACGACTTGCCCGAGTTGTATCCGACCCAGGGGACCAGGTCGCTTGTCGAGGAACACGCCAGGATCACGATTTACGATGTCGCGCCGCGGATATTGGGGATGTTTGATACGGCCTTGGGCGAGTTTGCCGAGAGGCATTTGAAGCGCGAGGGAGTGAGCATTCGCCCGAACCATGTCGTCGAGCGCGTCGAATCCGGTATGCTCCATTTCAAGGGTGGAGAGGCTGTTCCGTTTGGTATGCTAGTCTGGGCAACCGGATTGGCCACGAATCCATTTGTAAAGAGTTTGAAGGGTATCGAGAAGGAGCCCACTCACCAAGCTAGGATTTTGACAGATGCGAAACTGAGAGTGTTGAAAGAGGGGGGTGAGGCTATAGAAGACGTGTTCGCGCTCG GCGATTGTGCGGCAGTCAAAGACGGACCAGTGCTCCCCACGACCGCCCAAGTGGCCAGCCAAAAAGCCAATTACCTGGTAAAACATTTCAACAGTGGCGATCCCAACACGACTACCGACTTTGTATTCAAAAACTTTGGGGCACTTGCATACTTGGGCGGGTGGCGTGCGATCATGCAGGGAGAGAGCCAGAACATCAAAGG ATGGGCTGCATGGGTTATTTGGCGAGGGGCCTATTTGACCAAGAGTGTGAGTTGGAGGAACAAGATTCTGATACCTACGCTATG GATGATCAACTGGCTCTTCGGTCGGGACATTTCGAGGTTCTAA